One stretch of Oncorhynchus keta strain PuntledgeMale-10-30-2019 chromosome 16, Oket_V2, whole genome shotgun sequence DNA includes these proteins:
- the tlr3 gene encoding toll-like receptor 3, translating into MNWPDIILILLAVNLGDIITGPTLCHASQKRQKSECQVRNGWADCSHLRLKEIPPNLPWNITGLDVSHNRLVELPPASLATYPGLVHLDVGFNSLTKLEDSLCQTLGLLRTLTVQHNEVHRLTEKDLRNCTNLTELNLAGNRLKLHGEPFAALQSLTLLDVSKNDLKTASLGTHLQLPSLVTLILSSNSISTFKKDDFYFLSNSSSLRVLHLSNLTTLAKFEPDCLKPIASIYELVMTGSKLGPSLTSKLCTELSGTAIRSLSLQKTQLVTLDNTTFKGLGKTHLTTLDLSHNSIAKIGDGSFQWLSMLEVLSLEQNNLKRLTKNTFNGLGNLTRLNLNMALVKSHTSSYPIIDDFSFQPLGALESLSMEKTAFRNISALTFAGLMSLRQLHLSGTSCMSLKIITNQTFVSLAGSPLLMLKLTSTAISRLDPGAFSSLGNLTTLLLGNNSISQTLTGKEFQGLGQLQEIYLSNGNQKLILSPMSFVHVPALRTLMLGRALTSNLYMNTSPFKPLSNLTILDLSNNNIANIKIDLLDGLENLKVLKLQHNNLARLWKSANPGGPVLFLKGLRSLVALEMDFNGLDEIPNEALHGLTNLQELSLSGNILNQLRDSVFNDLGSLRVLRLQKNLITSVRKEVFRPALANLSQLVMEKNPFDCTCESILWFVAWLNGTNASVPGLRDEYVCNTPQAYYNRSIMEFDRLSCLDMTPFQALYVLTSTAVLTLMVTSLLVRFQGWRIQFYWNVLINRTLGLSDASSGEGRKFNYDAYVIHAAKDKTWVERSLLPLEDEQGYTFYVQDRDAVPGDSRLESIVENMRRSRKILFVVTETLLEDAMCRQFMAHHALHQVIEDSRDSVVLVFLEDVQDYRLSRCLLLRRGMLRPQCLLNWPLQRERVPAFHQRLRIALGTTNRVQ; encoded by the exons ATGAATTGGCCAGATATAATCCTCATTCTATTGGCTGTCAATCTGGGTGACATCATCACTGGCCCTACCCTATGCCACGCCTCTCAAAAGCGTCAGAAATCCGAATGCCAGGTGCGAAACGGCTGGGCGGACTGCAGCCACCTCCGCCTCAAGGAGATCCCTCCCAACCTGCCCTGGAATATCACCGGCCTGGATGTCTCCCACAACAGGCTGGTGGAGCTACCCCCAGCATCGCTGGCCACTTACCCTGGGCTTGTGCACCTGGACGTGGGCTTCAACAGCCTCACCAAGCTGGAGGACAGCCTGTGTCAGACCCTGGGCCTGCTGAGGACACTGACCGTACAGCACAACGAGGTACATCGGCTGACGGAGAAGGACCTGAGAAACTGcaccaatctgacagagcttaaCCTGGCTGGCAACAGGTTGAAGCTACATGGAGAGCCCTTTGCTGCCTTACAG AGTCTAACACTGCTGGACGTGTCCAAAAATGACCTGAAGACAGCCAGCTTGGGCACCCACCTTCAGCTTCCAAGCCTGGTGACTCTCATCTTGTCTAGCAACAGCATATCAACCTTCAAAAAGGATGACTTCTATTTTCTCAGTAATTCCTCATCCCTACGAGTCCTCCACCTGTCGAATCTAACAACTCTAGCAAAG TTTGAGCCTGATTGCTTGAAGCCCATTGCAAGCATATATGAGTTAGTCATGACTGGGAGCAAACTTGGACCTTCACTCACGTCTAAACTCTGCACAGAGCTTTCTGGGACAGCGATCCGCAGCCTCTCCCTCCAGAAGACACAGCTAGTTACACTAGACAACACCACCTTCAAAGGCCTGGGGAAGACCCACCTCACTACTTTGGATCTATCCCACAACAGCATAGCTAAGATCGGGGATGGTTCTTTCCAGTGGCTGTCCATGCTGGAAGTTCTTTCTCTGGAGCAGAACAACCTCAAGCGCCTGACTAAGAACACTTTCAACGGGCTGGGGAATCTGACACGGCTCAACCTGAATATGGCGCTGGTGAAGAGTCACACTTCTTCTTACCCTATTATCGACGACTTCTCCTTCCAGCCACTAGGGGCACTGGAGAGCCTGAGCATGGAGAAAACTGCCTTTCGAAACATCTCGGCGCTCACCTTTGCGGGTTTGATGAGTCTCCGCCAACTCCACCTGAGTGGGACCAGCTGCATGTCGCTCAAAATCATCACCAACCAGACCTTTGTGTCCCTCGCAGGTTCACCACTTCTTATGCTAAAGCTTACAAGCACAGCAATCTCCCGTCTTGACCCTGGAGCCTTCTCCAGCCTGGGCAATCTCACCACCCTTCTGCTGGGCAACAACTCCATCTCCCAGACCCTGACGGGGAAAGAGTTCCAGGGTTTGGGCCAGCTACAGGAGATCTACCTCTCTAACGGCAACCAGAAGCTCATCCTCAGCCCTATGTCGTTCGTCCATGTGCCCGCTCTCAGGACTCTGATGCTGGGGAGAGCTCTGACCAGCAACCTGTATATGAATACCTCTCCGTTCAAGCCTCTGTCCAACCTCACCATCCTGGACCTCAGCAACAACAACATCGCCAACATAAAAATTGATCTTCTTGATGGACTAGAGAATCTGAAGGTGCTGAAGCTTCAGCACAACAACTTGGCCCGGCTGTGGAAGAGTGCTAACCCGGGTGGGCCGGTGCTGTTTCTTAAGGGGCTCCGCAGCCTTGTTGCTCTGGAGATGGACTTCAATGGTCTGGATGAGATCCCCAATGAGGCCCTTCATGGATTAACCAACCTTCAAGAGCTCAGCCTCAGTGGGAACATCCTGAACCAACTCAGGGACTCAGTCTTCAATGACTTGGGGTCGCTCCGGGTGCTTCGGCTCCAGAAGAACCTAATCACGTCGGTGAGGAAGGAAGTGTTTAGGCCGGCTTTGGCCAACCTCAGCCAGCTGGTCATGGAGAAGAACCCGTTCGACTGCACCTGCGAGAGCATCCTGTGGTTTGTGGCGTGGCTGAACGGAACAAACGCCAGTGTGCCGGGCCTCAGGGATGAGTATGTGTGCAACACGCCGCAAGCCTACTACAACCGCTCAATCATGGAGTTTGACAGGCTCTCCTGCCTGGACATGACACCATTCCAGGCGCTCTACGTGCTCACCAGCACTGCGGTCCTGACTTTAATGGTGACCTCACTCCTAGTGCGCTTCCAGGGTTGGAGGATTCAGTTCTACTGGAACGTTCTGATCAACCGTACGCTCGGATTGAGCGATGCCAGTTCCGGGGAGGGGAGAAAGTTCAACTACGATGCGTACGTCATTCATGCTGCAAAGGATAAAACCTGGGTGGAACGAAGCTTGCTCCCTCTAGAAGACGAACAGGGGTATACATTTTATGTGCAGGATCGAGATGCAGTGCCAGGTGATTCGCGACTGGAGTCCATTGTGGAGAATATGAGAAGGTCCAGGAAAATACTATTTGTGGTCACCGAAACTCTTCTCGAAGACGCCATGTGTCGACA GTTCATGGCCCACCACGCCCTGCACCAGGTGATCGAGGACAGCCGGGACTCGGTGGTGCTGGTCTTCCTGGAGGACGTGCAGGACTACAGGTTGTCTCGCTGTCTGCTCCTGCGCAGGGGCATGCTTCGTCCACAATGCCTCCTCAACTGGCCCCTGCAGAGGGAGAGGGTGCCCGCCTTCCACCAGAGGCTCCGCATCGCCCTGGGCACCACCAACCGAGTGCAGTAA